CTCGATGCGACGTGAGACGTTCATGGTGGCCAAGTCTATGGCCCGCCCCGCCGCGCCCGGCGAAGGCGCTCCGGGGGTGGGGCTCCCAAAACCTCAACCCAGGGTCTAGACTTTTTGGCGTGAGTCAATTCCGCCGCTGCTGCAGGCCGGGGTGCGGCAAGCCCGCCATCGCCACCCTGACCTACGCGTATTCCGAGTCCACCGCCGTCGTCGGGCCGCTGGCCGCCGCCAGCGAACCGCATAGCTGGGACCTGTGCGAACGCCACGCGCAGTCCATCACCGCACCGCTCGGTTGGGAGCTGGTGCGCTACGACCTGCCCGCCGAACCCGCCGAAGACGACGACCTCACCGCGCTGGCCGAGGCCGTCCGCGAGGCGGGGCGCCACGCCACCGGCCTCGTGCTCCGCGACGAAGGCGAGTCGCGCTGGACGCAGGTCGACCCCGCCCGCCACCCGTCGCGCCGCTCCGGCCGCGCGCATCTGCACGTGGTGCCCGACCCCGAGGACGGGTAGGGGTAACATTTCGCTCCTGTAAGCAGCAATCTAGGAGCGAGGACGGCACAAGTGACCAAGCGCAGCCGAGCGGCGATCGACGCCGTGATCAAGGCCTACGACGTTCGCGGAGTGGTCGGCGACGGCATCGACGAGGAACTCATGCGCGACGCCGGTGCGGCGTTCGGCCTGCTGATGCGCCGCGAGGGGGCGGAGCGCATCGCCATCGGCCACGACATGCGCGATTCCTCCCCGGGACTGTCCCGCGCGTTCGCGGAAGGCGCGGCGGGGCAGGGCGTCGACGTGGTGATGCTCGGCCACACGTCCACCGATGAGCTGTACTACGCGTCCGGCACGCTGGCCTGCCCCGGCGCCATGTTCACCGCCTCGCACAACCCGGCGGAGTACAACGGCATCAAGCTGTGCCGCGCGGGCGCCCGCCCGGTGGGCCAGGAGACCGGCCTGGCGGAGATCAAGGATCTGCTGGTCACCGGCGTCCCCGAATACGACGGCGAGGCCGGCGACATCACCGAGCGCGACGTCCTGCAGGGCTACGCGGAATTCCTGCGCGGGCTGGTGGACCTGACCGGCGGCCGCCGGCTCACCGTCGCGGTCGACGCGGGCAACGGCATGGCGGGCCTGACCGCTCCGGCCGTGCTCGGCGACGTGTGCGACGTCCGCGAGCTGTACTTCGAGCTCGACGGCACCTTCCCCAACCACGAGGCGAACCCGCTGGAACCGGCGAACCTGGTGGACCTGCAGAAGTTCACCGTCGAGCAGGGGGCGGACATCGGCCTGGCCTTCGACGGCGACGCCGACCGCTGCTTCGTGGTGGACGAGAAGGGCGACCCGGTGTCGCCGTCGGCGATCTGCGCGCTCATCGCCACCCGCTACCTGGCCGACGACCCGGGAGCGGTGATCATCCACAACCTGATCACCTCGGCGGCGGTGCCCGAGATGGTCATCGAGTCCGGCGGCGTCCCGGTGCGCACGCGGGTGGGGCACTCGTTCATCAAGGCGCAGATGGCGGATACGTCTGCGGTGTTCGGCGGCGAGCACTCGGCGCACTACTACTTCCGCGAGTTCTGGAACGCCGATTCCGGCATGCTCGCCGCGCTCCACGTCCTGGCGGCGCTGGCCGAGCAGGACAAGCCGCTGAGCGAGTTCATGGCGGAGTTCGACCGCTACGAGCAGTCCGGCGAGATCAACTCGCGGCTGGGCTCGGCGGAGGAGCAGCGCGAGAAGCAGGCGAAGATCTCCGAGATCTTCGCCCCGCGCACCCGCGAGCACGATTGGGTCGACGGCCTGACCATCGGCCTGAAGGACTCGAAGGCGTGGTTCAACGTCCGCGCGTCCAACACGGAGCCGCTGCTGCGCCTCAACGTCGAGGCCCCGACCCGCGAAGAGGTCGACGCCATCGTCGACGAGGTCCTGTCGATCATCCGCTCCTGACCGGTTTTCCGGCATGCTTGGGGGCATGGACCCGCATAGCCTGCCGTTGATCGCGGCCGCCGAGGGGCCGCACCTGCGCGCCGCCGCCTCGGCCGCCGCCGAGGGGCTCTTCGATTCCCTCCCGGAGCCCCGCGCCGTCGTCCTGATCACCAACGAATCCCGTGCCCGGTTGGCGGCGGAGGCCGTCATCGCGCTGGCCACGGACGCGAGGGCGCCGATCACCATCGCCCGGTCGCTGCCGAGGTTCGTCGGCGCCCTGGACCTGGTGTTCGTGCTCACCGACGACCCCGGCGACCCCATCGCCGAGGTACTCGCCGAAGCCGACCGCCGCGGCGCGGCCACGGTGCTCATCGATCCCGGGGAGGGGCCCGTGCGCGCCGCGGCGTCGCCGCGCACCGTCGTGGTGCCGCGGCCCGCGCTGTCCGCCGCGGGGTCCTTCTGCGGCTATCTCGGTGCCGTGCTGGGGGCGCTGACGGCGGCCCGCGTGACGGCGCTGGGGCCCGCGGCCGTGCTCGGCGACGTCGCCGATGCCGTCGACGCCGAGGCGGTGGCCTGCGCGCCGGACCGCGATCTGCTGGTCAACCCGGCCCGCCAGTGGGCGGAGTGGATGCGCGGGCACGCGGTGGTGATCGCCGGCGAGGGCGACGCGTGGCGCACGGTGGCGGAGCTGGCGGCGGCGTGGCTGCTGGATGCGGGCGTGCCCGCCCACGGCACCACGGTGTCGGACATGTTGCGCGCGTCGGTGGCGCTGGCGCCGTCGCCGGAGGCCGCGTTGGGCGACCTCTTCCACGACCCGTTGATCGATGGTCCGGCCGACGGCGGCCGGATGCTAACCTTGAGCGTCATTGCCGTGACTTCCCCGGCCGACGCGCCCTCCGTGCGCGCGCGCCTGGAGCCCTTCGATTGGGCCCGCGTGGAATGCCCCGCCGAGGAAGTCGAGGTCCGCCACCCGTTGGTGGACGTCTGCGTCACCGCGGCCCGCGTTGCCGCGGCGGCCGCTTATGTACCTGAGGAGGGATGACGGCCTGATGGAGCGCATCGACGCGGTCATTCAGTCGTACCCGTGGGGGTCGCGTACCTTGATCGCGGAGCTCATGGGGCAATCGTCGCCGTCGGCTCGGCCGCAGGCGGAGGCGTGGTTCGGCGCCCACCCGCTGGCCCCGTCGACCGTCGGCGGGCGCCCGTTGACGGAGGTCATCGCCGATGATCCGGCGGCGGCCCTCGGCCCGGCGGCGGAGCTTGCGGACGGCACGCTGCCGTTCCTGCTGAAGATCCTCGCCGCCGCCGAGCCCCTGTCGCTGCAGGCGCACCCGACGCTGGAGCAGGCGAAGGCCGGTTTCGCGGCGGAGAACGACCGCGGCATCCCGCCGACGGCGCCGCACCGCAACTACCGCGACGCGAACCACAAGCCGGAGCTGATCGTGGCCCTGACCCGCTTCCACGCGCTGGCCGGCTTCCGGCCGGTGGAGCGGACCAAGGAGCTTTTCGACGAGCTGGCGATCCCCGAGCTCGGCCACTACACGGTCATGCTCGACGCCCCGTCCCCGGTGGAGGCCCTGCGCGCGCTGTTCACCACGTGGCTGACCCTGCCCAGCCGGGTGCTGGGCGATCTGGTCGAGGCCGTGCGCGCCGCCTGCGCCGCGTACTCCGGCGGCGGCTGGGTCGGCGAGGTCGCGGCGACGACCGCGGACATCGCGGCGCGGTACCCGGGGGACCCGGGCGTGCTCGCGTCGATGCTGCTCAACCGCATCACGCTCGAGCCGGGCGAGGGCATCTACCTCGGCGCCGGCCAACTGCACGCGTACCTGTCGGGCATGGGCGTGGAGATCATGGCCAACTCCGACAACGTCCTGCGCGGTGGCCTGACGTCGAAGCACGTCGACGTCGTGGAGCTGCTGCGCGTGCTGGACTTCTCCCCGGCGGAGGACCCGGTGGTGCGCCCGGTCGTCGAGGGTGCGGTGTCGACGTATCCGACCGCCGCCCCGGAATTCCGGTTGGGGCGCGTGAGCGTGCCGGCGGGGGACTCGGTCGAGGTGCCGGAAACCGGTGCGCTGATCGTCCTCGTCGTGGAGGGGGCCGCCGAAATGTCGTCGGAATCCGGCGAGGTGCGCCTGTCCCCGGGCGGGGCGGCGTGGGTGCCGGCCGACGAGGCGCCGCGCGTGCTGCGCTCGGTCGGCGGCTCGGCCGTCGAGGCGTTCGTGGCCTCCGTGCCCGTCTAGTTCCGCTCCGCGGTCGGCTCGGCGGAGCCGGACCCGGTCGGCTTCGGAGACTCGGTGGTCTCCTTGGGCTCGGTCTCGGCCGGCGTCGGCTCGGCCGGCACGATCGCGTCGGCGGGCTTGGCGGGCTTCGACGGCTTCGGAGACTCGGTGGGCTTCGGAGATTCCGTGGTTTCGGTCGGCTGCGTCGGCTCCGTCGGTTCCTTCGGCTTCTGGGTTTCGGCGGGGGTGCCCGGACGGGCCTCCTCCGTCTTTTCCCCGGGCTTTTCCTCGCCCTTGTCGCCGAACTTCCAGTCCGGCAGGCCCGGCCCGCCGATGCCCGGCGGCAGCAGCGGTTTGGGGCGCTTCGGCGTGGGCAGGGTCGGGCGCGTCGGCTCCGTCTCCTCCGAATCCTCCGGCGGGGAGGGCGGGGGAGTCGACGGGCGCGACGACGGCGGCGCCGGGGGGACGTTCGGATCCGAGGGGATCACGGCGCGCGGCGGCAGGTACGGGTCATCGGCGATGTTGCCGCGGCCCGGCTTCGGCGCGGACGGGGCGACCGTGGTGGCGCGGTCCGGGGCCTCGTTCAGGGCGGACGTCCGGGGTCGGGAGGGGCCGTCGCCGGCTCCGAGGCCGGAGTCGTCGGCGACGCGCGGGAGCTGCCCCGCGGAAGGATCGGCGTTGACGGGGCCGTCGATCGCGGAAGCGCCGGAGCACCCCGCGGTCGCGGCCGCCATGATGACGACGATCCCGAGGCCCGCGGTCCGTGAGCGCATGTTCCCGGTCTCCCTTCAAAGTCGATGACGGTCGTGAGCGGTTGGCGAATCCCGCGGCGAACTGGACTATTGCGCAGCAGATAACGATTCGATCACCGTTTGGGCGGTTAACTTAACACACTCGTTATGTCAGCGGTAGTGGAAGAAAGGGGAGCGGGGGAGGAATCGGCGGCGGCGGACGGGTGAATCGGGGCCGCGATGGTCGCCGTCGCGCGCCCCCGTGGGGTAGAACATCGGGGTATGGGGGCCGGGATGGCCCGCCACCGTGGGATCGCCGCGAGATCCCGTTCCGGTACCCGAAGGAGAACCGCCAATGTCCACCTGGGATTCCATCATCTTCAGCAGCGATGCCGTCATAGACCTGTTCGAGGAGGTGTCGGCCCTCGAGGACGATGATCTGGCCGACGCCCTGCGGGACGCCTGCCGCCTGGCCGCGGGCGACGCCGACGACGACGAGGCCCGCGCCGGCCTCGGTGCCGCCACCGTCGCGGCGATCTGGTCGGGGGCGCCGTTCAGCGCCGGCCAGCTCGTCGACGAGTACCCCTTCATAAGGGAGGGGATCGGCGCCTGCCCCGAGGAACTGCGCGAGGCGGCGGCCGAGACGTTCGACGTTCTGGTCCCCGGCCTGACCGAGGAGGAGCAGGAGGCGGTCGAGGACTTCGCCGAGGCCGTCAACTAGCCTGGTGGGCAACCCATCGCGCGCCGACGGCGCGACATGAACGGGCGCGAATATCGCGAATAACACGGAAGAGGTCGCATGTCCCAGACTGTCATCGAGCACAAGGTCGCAGATGTCTCGCTCGCGGAGGCCGGTCGCCACCAGATCCGCCTGGCGGAGCACGAGATGCCCGGCCTGATGGCCCTGCGCGAGGAGTACCGCGAGGAGCAGCCGCTGGCCGGCGCCCGCATCGCGGGGTCCATCCACATGACGGTTCAGACGGCGGTGCTCATCGAGACGCTGGTCGCCCTGGGCGCCGAGGTCCGGTGGGCGTCGTGCAACATTTTCTCAACCCAGGACGAGGCCGCCGCGGCGGTCGTCGTCGGCCCCGAGGGCACCCCGGAGGACCCGAAGGGCGTGCCGGTGTTCGCGTGGAAGGGCGAGACCCTCGACGAGTACTGGTGGTGCCTGGAGCGCATCTTCGACTGGGGCGACGAGCTGCCGAACATGATCCTCGACGACGGCGGCGACGCGACGATGGCCGTCATCCGCGGCCGCCAGTACGAGGAAGCGGGGGTGGTCCCGCCCGTCGAGGAGGACGACTCCGACGAGTTCGTGGCCTTCAAGGGCATGCTGCGCCGCGTGCTGGCGGAGAAGCCGGATCTGTGGACCCGCACCGCCGAGGCGGTCAAGGGCGTGACCGAGGAGACCACCACGGGCGTCCACCGTC
This genomic stretch from Corynebacterium hansenii harbors:
- a CDS encoding DUF3499 domain-containing protein encodes the protein MSQFRRCCRPGCGKPAIATLTYAYSESTAVVGPLAAASEPHSWDLCERHAQSITAPLGWELVRYDLPAEPAEDDDLTALAEAVREAGRHATGLVLRDEGESRWTQVDPARHPSRRSGRAHLHVVPDPEDG
- a CDS encoding phosphomannomutase/phosphoglucomutase translates to MTKRSRAAIDAVIKAYDVRGVVGDGIDEELMRDAGAAFGLLMRREGAERIAIGHDMRDSSPGLSRAFAEGAAGQGVDVVMLGHTSTDELYYASGTLACPGAMFTASHNPAEYNGIKLCRAGARPVGQETGLAEIKDLLVTGVPEYDGEAGDITERDVLQGYAEFLRGLVDLTGGRRLTVAVDAGNGMAGLTAPAVLGDVCDVRELYFELDGTFPNHEANPLEPANLVDLQKFTVEQGADIGLAFDGDADRCFVVDEKGDPVSPSAICALIATRYLADDPGAVIIHNLITSAAVPEMVIESGGVPVRTRVGHSFIKAQMADTSAVFGGEHSAHYYFREFWNADSGMLAALHVLAALAEQDKPLSEFMAEFDRYEQSGEINSRLGSAEEQREKQAKISEIFAPRTREHDWVDGLTIGLKDSKAWFNVRASNTEPLLRLNVEAPTREEVDAIVDEVLSIIRS
- the manA gene encoding mannose-6-phosphate isomerase, class I — encoded protein: MERIDAVIQSYPWGSRTLIAELMGQSSPSARPQAEAWFGAHPLAPSTVGGRPLTEVIADDPAAALGPAAELADGTLPFLLKILAAAEPLSLQAHPTLEQAKAGFAAENDRGIPPTAPHRNYRDANHKPELIVALTRFHALAGFRPVERTKELFDELAIPELGHYTVMLDAPSPVEALRALFTTWLTLPSRVLGDLVEAVRAACAAYSGGGWVGEVAATTADIAARYPGDPGVLASMLLNRITLEPGEGIYLGAGQLHAYLSGMGVEIMANSDNVLRGGLTSKHVDVVELLRVLDFSPAEDPVVRPVVEGAVSTYPTAAPEFRLGRVSVPAGDSVEVPETGALIVLVVEGAAEMSSESGEVRLSPGGAAWVPADEAPRVLRSVGGSAVEAFVASVPV